CAAAATGGACCCTGCCTCCGGGGCAGAATTGGCGGATGGAAGGCAATCCAGTCGGCATGAGACTTATTTATTTGCACGACTGGGTAGATCCCGATCAATGGGATTTATTTTTGTACGATCGGTATGGAGACCATAAAATGGCCATGTTGCAGAAGGCCGACACCCGATTGGAAGAGATTCATGAATGGACTCGTCATTCCGGCATTCCAATTGTCATAGGAGAAGGTTATGTAGGCTACACGCCGCTGCATGCCCAATTTGAAGAAGGCCCAGTCGGCAAATTTATCGCTGAATATGTGTTGCGAAAAGGAATGGCACTTGGGTTCTGGGGAATGACCCTCTGTTCTAACTGCGCTCCCCATCATCCATTCTGGAATGATATCGCTTGGCAGCGCAAGTGGAACCAATTTATCCTGAATTCAGATTAACGAGTGAGGGGAGTGAACTCCATGAGAAACTATCGAGTTGCGGTTAAAGACGATCAGAAGCATATTGTTAAAGGACATATCAAACTTGGCGGCACCAACCCAAAAGGAGAGGAGATCGGATTCACCAACTATTTTATGGAGAAGGACGGAGAGCCCTTTTTCGGTATTTGTGGTGAATTCCATCATGCCCGTTATGATGAACGCTATTGGGAAGACGAAATTATTAAAATAAAAATGGGCGGCGTAAACATCATTGCTACTTATATTTTTTGGAACCTACATGAAGAAGTTGAAGGTGTTTTTAATTGGAGTGGGAACAAGAATCTTCGTCGTTTCATCGAGTTGTGCGGCAAACATCAGGTATACTCCATCATTCGGATCGGTCCCTTTGATCATGGGGAAATTCGAAACGGCGGTATGCCAGATTGGTTATTCGGTCGACCATTTGAGGTTCGTTCTAATGATGAGGGGTATCTGTTCTATACAAGAAGATTGTATAACGAAATCGGTACCCAGGTTAAAGGGCTGTTATATAAGGAGGGGGGGCCGATTATCGGCACCCAAATCGAAAACGAGCATCATCATTCATCTGCCCAGTGGGCATTGACTGTAGGAATTAATGATATGTGGCTAAACAGTGGAAGTGACGGTAACTCGCATATGTTAAAACTTAAAGAAATAGCTCTGGAAGCGGGGATTGATACTCCGATCTATACGTGCACAGGATGGGGAGGAGCAACAACTCCTGTACCCGATATGCTGCCGTTATGGGGCGGGTATGCCTATTGGCCATGGATCTACTACGAAGAGGGACGTTTGGAGGGGATGGAGGAGCATCCTGCGACACCGGAATACATTTTCCGCGACAAGCATAATAACAAGATTCCAGAGAGTTACAATTTTAAGCCTCAATACGCACCTGAAGACTATCCGTACGCTTGCTGTGAAATGGGTGGCGGCATGGTTCAGTTTTATAAATATCGGTTCGCATTTCCCTACCGCAGTGTTCCAGCAATGACTGTCATGAAGGTTGCAGAAGGCTGTAATCTGATCGGATATTACATGTATCATGGGGGTTCCAATCCTCGGGGTAAGGTTAACCCGTTCACCAATGATCTAGCCACCCCCAAAATCTCCTATGATTTCAACGCCATGATCGGCGAATTCGGTCAAGTAAGGGAATCGTACCATAGAACAAAGCTGCAGCATTACTTTTTTTCAACGTTCCAAAAGCAATTCTCACTAACAAAGACTATTCTGCCAGGGGATACGTCCCAGATGGACCCTTATGATGTGGATACGTTACGATATGCAGTGCGATCCAGTGCTGGATCGGGTTATCTGTTTCTAAATAATTTCCAAGACCATGTCGAAAATGACGACCTGTGCGATTTTAATGTGAGCATTGAACTGCCCGAGGAAACGATTGTAATCCCTAGTCAAGGTGAGCTGATGTTAGGACGTGAAAGTTTCGCTATATTGCCATTTAACTTTAATTTAGATGGAATGAAGCTCAAATATGCTACGGTACAGCTGATAACAAGGATAGAAGAAGATGGAGAAGTATACTACTTTTTCTTTGTACCAGAGGGGATGAAGGGAAGATATGAAATTGAGTCAAAAGATATCATCAGTGCCACAATCGACAAAGGCTCGATAGAGCAGTTGGATGGGAACACGATCATTAAGGTTGCTGAAGAGGACGATAGTCTCATCCATCTGGTATCTGAAAGTGGCAAAAAAGTTGCCATCTACACGATGACTGATGAGCAAAGTCTTACATTTTGGAAGGTAAACATGCAAGGCCGGGACAGAGTCATTTTGACCAATGCCAATGTACTTGTATATGAGGGCGATCTAAGGCTGGAATCGACGGATCAAGAAATGGTATCCCTGAGTGTATTCCCTGATTTCGCCGCCTCGATCACATCTATTACTGGTGGAGAGCTGCTAGACATAACAGAAAACAATGTATTTAAAACGTATCGTTTAAAGGCTCCTAAGCGAGAAATTCATTTCAATTTGAAAAAAATAAATGACGATAAACTTACTATTGATTTTGAGATAGATGCCTTTCACGGAATTAAGGAAGCTCTGCTGCGTATCGATTATACTGGAGATATCGGTTATGCTTTTATGGATGGCGAACTGATCAACGATAATTTCTGCAACCATACGACCTGGGAAATAGGCTTGAAAGCATTTGAGCATCGGCTCATCGAGCAAGGGTTGTACGTATATGTTTCCCCAATACAAAAAGGTAAGGTTCTCAACAGCAATACGACTATGGCTGGCTGGAAAGAGACGGCAAAGGAACGTATCGTAGATATCGGCGCAGTCAGCATCGTGCCTGTGTATGAAATTCGACTCACCGTATAACCCAGGAAGTGTAAGTTCGACGCACAGTGGGTACTTTTAGTATAAAGTATAAAAATGTAAAAGCTCATGGTCGTTCAACCATGAGCCTTTTTTACTTTCTGATAGTACGTTTAGTAGATACCAGCCTTTTTCGATGTTTCTTTGATCCCGTTGCTTCCGTTAACTACAGTTTTCCCCCAATCCGTCAGATTGCCATTAGGTCCTGTTACAAGATCAAGGTAGGAAAGATTGGAACTATTACCATACCAGGACCAGGCTAACCAGCCTACTCCTTTGGATTGACCGTATCTCATGATTTCTGTCTCGTCGACGTCTGCTCCCTGGTGGTAACCGCCAAATTCGCCAATAATCAGAGCGAGTCCTTGATTCAGAACGTTATCAATATTGGTTCGAACAGTTTGAACATCTTTACCAGCGAACTCATACATATGGATGGAAAATACCGTATTCTTCAAAGAATCAGCTGCGAATACAGATTTACCAAAGTCATTGATAGATTGAGGATATTGTCCCCATCCGGCACAATCGACGATGAGTGTATTTTTGATACCTGCGTTTCTCAGCTTGGGAATCGCTTGCTTGTATCCATCAGCCCAACCACTTCCATTCCAAGAACCATACCATTCGTTTGCAATGTTTACGATAACCCGGTCTTCCTTGCCGATCAGAGCATCCTTTATACTAATCCAGTAGTTCACAGCTGCATCCAAAGACGCGTAGTCGTCTTTGCCTGTAGCATCATGAACTTCAAGCACAGCAATCATTTTATGGTTGGAGACGAGAGAAATAATATCTTTCACGGAATTAATATCATCCTTGGTGTACTGGTTTCCGTTAGAAAGGACAATTCGGACGGTATTAGCACCTGTCTGGGCAATTGCCGGGATCGCTGTATAAAGATCGTTTTTGTACCATGTGTGAGCATGGTTGACGCCTCTCATAACAAATGGCTTGCCTGTAGAATCATACAATTTGGTACCGCTTACATAAAATCCTGAAGCAGCTTCTACCTTGGAGAAAACTCCTCCTAAACCAATCATGATGAGCAAGCCGATCATTCCAGACAATAGTGATTTTCTTAACAATACCTTCATTTTTATTCCTCCCTAAATATATTATTCAACTTCCTGCTATACAGAGATGAAGTTAGGTATGTAAGTGTGTAAATAGCAGTAAGCTAAACACAAAATTAAGCGCTTTCAAATATGAAAAAAGTTATTTTTGTTATTCTATCATTTGTGTTTTTGTTATTCAATCGGTTATTTTGGTTATTTTTTTGTGTTTTTGAAGTATAAACACATGGATGTATTATTTAAGTGCTATTTTCTGTGGTTTCATTGTATTTATTGTTTATGTTTGTTTAAAATTTAGTTTATATTGATAAAAATAACCTAACTATATTTCTGTGATATTCCGAATTTGTGTAGGTTGACCTAACGTTTTTCTTGGTTAATTATTTTGAACAAAGGTGAGATCTATCGGACAGCAATACCTAAGCTTCACCGCGATATTAAATTATAGTATGATATTCTTGTGAAAAATTTTACCAGAGTGAATAGGGGCAAGCTGATGAGAAAATCAATCATTGCAGTCGATATGGACGATACCATCTGTCATCTCGTCAAACGAGCCATATACCATAACAATAGTGAATTTCCCACTCATCCGCTTCGTTATGAAGAAATGTTAGATTGGAACACCGATCATCTACGTCATCCCAAAAGCACGCATGATGTATTTTATGGGCGACCGGGTTTGTTTGAGGAACTTGAACTGTTTGACGATTATGTTGTAGAAGAAATGGAGAAGCTTTGCAATGCTTTTGATGTCATTATTGTGACAGCGGCAGAGCCCAAGACCGTCGTAGAGAAATGGAATTGGCTTCAAAGACATATGCCATTCATTCCGATCGAGAACTTTTTCCCATGTAAACGAAAGAACCTGATTAACTATGATCTCCTGATTGATGATGGCCCTCATAATTTAGTACCTGCGCTAAAGGAGGGGAAAAAGGTGCTTTGTATTCCTCATCCATGGAATCTGAGAGCAAGAGAGCAATATGAGTTCCCCGTCATGACATCCTGGCAAGGAGCAAAAGAACGAATCGACTCCATTTTAGGAGTTCTGTATAAATAATAGAATTATTCGTAAAACAGCTGGCTCCTCTGGAACTGGCTGTTTTGCTAGAAAGAATAGCGCCTATGGCTGAAATAAAATGGTACAATTGCTATGCATTATCCATGAGGAGGGAACGTGTATGACCATGACTATGGGTCTGATTGTGAATCATCTGACCAAGGGAATAAGCCTACCCCACACCACCGTAGATCTGCTGGACCCAGGATCTGTAGATACTGAGGTGCAAGGAATTGTAACCGCTTTCTCCGCTTCACAGTACGTGATAGAACAAGCTATTTCTCTAGGTGCAAATTTTATCATTACACATGAAGGCATTTTTTATAGTCATCAGAGGATGCATGAGTGTCTACTACATGATCCGGTTTTTTCGCAAAAATCTCGCCTCATTGCCGATGCAGGTATAGGCATTTATCGGTTTCATGACACCATACATCGTTATCAACCGGATGGAGTGATGGTTGGGCTTCTTCAGGCGCTTGGCTGGCACAACTACATGGTAAAACAGCAGCCGACGGCCGCCATTTTGACTATTCCCGCTATGAAAGTTAAGGAGATCGCTGAATATATCAAAGCCAAACTACATATTCGTTATGTACGGGTGGCTGGCGAGGTTTCCATGCCATGTGAACGAGTGGGAATTTCAGTAGGATACAGGGGAGGTGGCGATCTAGCCATTCCATTATTTCTAAATGAAAATGTAGATGTAGTCATCGCCGGTGAAGGCCCAGAATGGGAAACACCAGAATATGTTAAAGATGCTGTCTATCAAGGGCACAGTAGAGCACTTATCATGCTGGGACATGCTGAAAGTGAAGCACCTGGGATGAAGTATCTCGCAGATGTGCTTTCCGCCCAATTTCCGATGCTTCCCGTACACTTTATTGAAGATCGCCCGGTGTTTCAAATATTGTAATGAGAACACGTTTTTTGTGATGGTCATCCAGCACTGCTGTTATATCCGTTCATCCACTTTATGAAATGGAGGCGAGATCATGGGAAGCAGAGTGATTATGCCGTTCAAAACAGACTGGAGATTTATAGAAGGAAATTACGCGGGTGCTGAGAAAATGGACTACAACGATGAGCATTGGCGGCTCCTTCATGTCCCTCATGATTGGAGCATTGAAAAGTCCTTTGATCCACATATGCTGTATGGTGGCAATCAGGCTTATTTGCCAAGATGGTCTGTCGGATGGTACAGAAAGCATTTTAATGTGAAGCCCTCCTCTCCAAAACAGCGCGTATACATACAATTTGATGGCATTCACAGTAACAGCGAGGTTTGGATCAATGGGCATTTTGTGGGCAAGCGACCCTATGGATATGTTAGCTTTCAATATGATTTGACTCCATATATTCGGTGGGATGAGGAAAATGTGATTGCCGTCAAAGTGGACAATACGATTCTTTCACCTGACAGATGGTATTCGGGGGCCGGTATTTATCGTAATGTTTGGCTGATTTGTACGGATTATATTCATATAACCGAATGGGGGACTTACATTACCACACCTGAAATTTCGCCAGATGAAGCCAAGGTGACTGTCAGAATCCAGGTCACTAATCAACACGCGCATGCCGTAGAGTGTACGATTATGACTGAAATGCTGGACCCACAGGGACAGATCCAAGGAAAAGTGGAAAACCGAGTTACTCTTTCGAGCTGTGAAACGGGGGAAATAGAGCAAAAAACGCGAGTTTTAGAGCCAGAACTATGGTCACCGGACAACCCAGTGCTCTACGAAGCCCAGACGACGATCTATTGCGACAATACAGAGGTGGATCGTTATTGTACCTCTTTTGGCATAAGAGAAGTGAAGCTGGATACACAAAAAGGTTTATTTTTGAATGGGCACAGCTTAAAGCTAAAGGGAGTGTGCATTCACCATGATTTAGGCTGTCTGGGGGCTGCTTACCATGATACAGCCATGAAAAGAAGGCTGCAAAAGCTGAAGGAAATGGGCTGTAACTCGATCCGTTTTGCTCATAACCCGATGGCGCCCGAATTATTAGATTTATGTGACCAGATGGGGTTCTTGGTGGTTGATGAGGCTTTTGATAAGTGGAAATCTCTTTTCTATGAGCATTTATATGATGAGTGGTGGGAAAAAGATCTGGAGGCAATGTTGCTCAGAGACAGGAACCATCCCAGTGTTTTCATGTGGAGCGTTGGGAATGAAGTGGAAAACCAAGGGCAGCCATCCATGCTAAAAATGTTGGAGCAGCTCGTGGGTTTCTGCCATGAAAAAGACCCAACCCGATCGGTTACATATGCGCTTGAGCCGCATAATACACCGATCAGCTTGCGTGAGGGTTCGATTGAGGCCAAAGTGGAGCATACTAAGCAGCTGGCACAACGAGTGGATGTTCTGGGGTTAAACTATCAGGAGCAGTGGTATGAGCACTATAGGGCGGCCATGCCGGATATGCTTATCCTTGGAACCGAGACGTTTCCATACTATCGGGGCAAGGATAACCGGGTTAAAGGTTATTTGCTTATGAATCCCTGGTTTGATGTCGCTAATCATGATTATGTGATCGGTCAATTTGTTTGGAGTGGAATTGACTATTTGGGAGAAACGAGCTATCCCTCCAAAGGGTGGTCTTCGGGCCTGATTGATACTTGCGGATTCCGCAAACCAGTATCTTATCTCCAACAAAGCTTATGGTCTAATCAGCCTGTTGTGCACATAGCCGCATTTAACGAACATATGAAATCGGAATTTAATCCGACATGGACAATGCACTGGAAATCTCCGGCCATGGAAGATCACTGGACATTTCCTGACTACGGTGGAAAATTGATACGGTTGGTTACCTTCACCAATTGTGAGAGTGTGGAATTGATCGTGAATGATGAATTATACGGTGAGAGGAAGCTAGTGGATTACCCTAATCATTTAATCCTATGGGAGCTTCCCTATACACCGGGCAAAATCCGAGCTGTGGGTCGTAATGGAAACGAGAAGGTTTGTGAGCATGAACTGACTACTGCCGGGACTCCTTATGCTCTAAAGTTGGAGGCCGATCGGACGGTTCTACCTGCTGATGGGCATGAGATATCTCATGTGGAAGTAACCGTCATAGACCCAAACGGGATCACTGTACCTAACCAGGATGTTGAATTAACCTTTAAACTGCATGGTGATGGCCGCATCCTTGGAATAGACAATGGGGACCTCACCAGTGATGAACCCTACAAGGGGAATGAGAGACGAACACACAGAGGAAGGTGTCTTGTGGTTGTACAATCTGGGAATGTGGCTGGTGAGCTGTTGCTTCAAGCATCAGCAGATGGAGGGTTACTGGGAGGAACCAGGCTGAAAGTGGAACAAGAATATAAATGACAATTCAAGGTTGATTCAGTAAAGACATTGTATTTTAGCTTACGTATTATTGTTACTCTTGACCAGCTTCTGGGCTGGTCTTTTTTATTTTTATATATAGGTAGGTTTCAGAATTGACATAAAAATAAGAAAGTTTTATAATTTCGCTATTAAAGAAATTAATTGAATAGTTTAATGGATGGGGTGTTTAATAGTGAACGAACGAGATTTCAAAGATGGGCTTTTCACCGAATACGCACGGATCGGAAAATGCTTGTCCAGCCCGAAAAGGTTGGAAATTCTTGATATTCTCATACAAGGACCCAAATCAGTTGAAGTTCTATCTAAAATGACTTCGATGTCCGTTGCCAATGTTTCTCAGCATCTACAAACTCTATATCAAGCTAAGTTGGTTCAATCCAAAAAGCAGGGAAACTTTGTGTATTATGAACTTTCTGATTCATCTGTTTTGCACTTTTTAAATTCACTGTATGACCTGTCTGAAAAGCAGTTAATTGAAGTTCAGCACATTAAGGAGCAATTTTTGGGTCAATTCTCGGATGTTGAAGGAGTCACAATGGAAGAATTGGCAATGCGGATGGAAAAAGGAGAGGTCACACTTCTTGATGTACGGCCGCGAGATGAATATGAAACTGCTCATATACCGGGGGCTGTTTCCGTTCCAATTGAAGAATTAGCGGAGCAGTTATCTTTGTTGCCAGCCGACTCGAAGATTGTGGCTTATTGCAGAGGCCCGTATTGCTTAATGGCGGTTAGAGCTAT
The Paenibacillus peoriae DNA segment above includes these coding regions:
- a CDS encoding glycoside hydrolase family 5 protein, with product MKVLLRKSLLSGMIGLLIMIGLGGVFSKVEAASGFYVSGTKLYDSTGKPFVMRGVNHAHTWYKNDLYTAIPAIAQTGANTVRIVLSNGNQYTKDDINSVKDIISLVSNHKMIAVLEVHDATGKDDYASLDAAVNYWISIKDALIGKEDRVIVNIANEWYGSWNGSGWADGYKQAIPKLRNAGIKNTLIVDCAGWGQYPQSINDFGKSVFAADSLKNTVFSIHMYEFAGKDVQTVRTNIDNVLNQGLALIIGEFGGYHQGADVDETEIMRYGQSKGVGWLAWSWYGNSSNLSYLDLVTGPNGNLTDWGKTVVNGSNGIKETSKKAGIY
- a CDS encoding 5' nucleotidase, NT5C type encodes the protein MRKSIIAVDMDDTICHLVKRAIYHNNSEFPTHPLRYEEMLDWNTDHLRHPKSTHDVFYGRPGLFEELELFDDYVVEEMEKLCNAFDVIIVTAAEPKTVVEKWNWLQRHMPFIPIENFFPCKRKNLINYDLLIDDGPHNLVPALKEGKKVLCIPHPWNLRAREQYEFPVMTSWQGAKERIDSILGVLYK
- a CDS encoding ArsR/SmtB family transcription factor; this translates as MNERDFKDGLFTEYARIGKCLSSPKRLEILDILIQGPKSVEVLSKMTSMSVANVSQHLQTLYQAKLVQSKKQGNFVYYELSDSSVLHFLNSLYDLSEKQLIEVQHIKEQFLGQFSDVEGVTMEELAMRMEKGEVTLLDVRPRDEYETAHIPGAVSVPIEELAEQLSLLPADSKIVAYCRGPYCLMAVRAIALLQARGFEARHLDKSVHDWNDFIREGS
- a CDS encoding Nif3-like dinuclear metal center hexameric protein → MTMTMGLIVNHLTKGISLPHTTVDLLDPGSVDTEVQGIVTAFSASQYVIEQAISLGANFIITHEGIFYSHQRMHECLLHDPVFSQKSRLIADAGIGIYRFHDTIHRYQPDGVMVGLLQALGWHNYMVKQQPTAAILTIPAMKVKEIAEYIKAKLHIRYVRVAGEVSMPCERVGISVGYRGGGDLAIPLFLNENVDVVIAGEGPEWETPEYVKDAVYQGHSRALIMLGHAESEAPGMKYLADVLSAQFPMLPVHFIEDRPVFQIL
- a CDS encoding beta-galactosidase → MRNYRVAVKDDQKHIVKGHIKLGGTNPKGEEIGFTNYFMEKDGEPFFGICGEFHHARYDERYWEDEIIKIKMGGVNIIATYIFWNLHEEVEGVFNWSGNKNLRRFIELCGKHQVYSIIRIGPFDHGEIRNGGMPDWLFGRPFEVRSNDEGYLFYTRRLYNEIGTQVKGLLYKEGGPIIGTQIENEHHHSSAQWALTVGINDMWLNSGSDGNSHMLKLKEIALEAGIDTPIYTCTGWGGATTPVPDMLPLWGGYAYWPWIYYEEGRLEGMEEHPATPEYIFRDKHNNKIPESYNFKPQYAPEDYPYACCEMGGGMVQFYKYRFAFPYRSVPAMTVMKVAEGCNLIGYYMYHGGSNPRGKVNPFTNDLATPKISYDFNAMIGEFGQVRESYHRTKLQHYFFSTFQKQFSLTKTILPGDTSQMDPYDVDTLRYAVRSSAGSGYLFLNNFQDHVENDDLCDFNVSIELPEETIVIPSQGELMLGRESFAILPFNFNLDGMKLKYATVQLITRIEEDGEVYYFFFVPEGMKGRYEIESKDIISATIDKGSIEQLDGNTIIKVAEEDDSLIHLVSESGKKVAIYTMTDEQSLTFWKVNMQGRDRVILTNANVLVYEGDLRLESTDQEMVSLSVFPDFAASITSITGGELLDITENNVFKTYRLKAPKREIHFNLKKINDDKLTIDFEIDAFHGIKEALLRIDYTGDIGYAFMDGELINDNFCNHTTWEIGLKAFEHRLIEQGLYVYVSPIQKGKVLNSNTTMAGWKETAKERIVDIGAVSIVPVYEIRLTV
- a CDS encoding glycoside hydrolase family 2 TIM barrel-domain containing protein; protein product: MGSRVIMPFKTDWRFIEGNYAGAEKMDYNDEHWRLLHVPHDWSIEKSFDPHMLYGGNQAYLPRWSVGWYRKHFNVKPSSPKQRVYIQFDGIHSNSEVWINGHFVGKRPYGYVSFQYDLTPYIRWDEENVIAVKVDNTILSPDRWYSGAGIYRNVWLICTDYIHITEWGTYITTPEISPDEAKVTVRIQVTNQHAHAVECTIMTEMLDPQGQIQGKVENRVTLSSCETGEIEQKTRVLEPELWSPDNPVLYEAQTTIYCDNTEVDRYCTSFGIREVKLDTQKGLFLNGHSLKLKGVCIHHDLGCLGAAYHDTAMKRRLQKLKEMGCNSIRFAHNPMAPELLDLCDQMGFLVVDEAFDKWKSLFYEHLYDEWWEKDLEAMLLRDRNHPSVFMWSVGNEVENQGQPSMLKMLEQLVGFCHEKDPTRSVTYALEPHNTPISLREGSIEAKVEHTKQLAQRVDVLGLNYQEQWYEHYRAAMPDMLILGTETFPYYRGKDNRVKGYLLMNPWFDVANHDYVIGQFVWSGIDYLGETSYPSKGWSSGLIDTCGFRKPVSYLQQSLWSNQPVVHIAAFNEHMKSEFNPTWTMHWKSPAMEDHWTFPDYGGKLIRLVTFTNCESVELIVNDELYGERKLVDYPNHLILWELPYTPGKIRAVGRNGNEKVCEHELTTAGTPYALKLEADRTVLPADGHEISHVEVTVIDPNGITVPNQDVELTFKLHGDGRILGIDNGDLTSDEPYKGNERRTHRGRCLVVVQSGNVAGELLLQASADGGLLGGTRLKVEQEYK